A stretch of DNA from Bacillus solimangrovi:
GAGTAAAAGGAGAGTATGATGGAGAAGTGAACAAAGTCGTACGATCCCATCATATTATGAGAAATCCAGTGTTTTTAGCTTATATAATTGGAATTGTTCTTATATTAGGTTATGTTGCCTATTTAATGGCACAAGGTGGTGTATAAGGAAGTCTGTCAAATTGATGGGCTTCTTTTTTGTTGCAGAAGATTAGATTGTCATTTCATTGTAACTTATTATGTTGAATTGTCGTATATGATTGAAATAACCTTTCATCAGTGAAGCATATCATCATTGACAACGGAATAATATGTTGAATGAATCACTTGTAACGTCATAAGTGTGATTGCTACTAGTGTATCTCATTGTAGAAGAAACGAGAAGTATGACTAATTAATTGTGTATATTACTCATAAAAACAATGGAAACACGAAATTCGATACGAATCATAAAATTCTCCTTACAACCTGTCTAAAGATGCAATTATTTTACGAACGAAATTTATTAAAAATCATACATTATACTGTTAAAATTTATAATAACAGGAAGAGGAGACAGATGAAGGGGAGTATGAGTATGTATTATACGTGTAAAGATTGTTGTATCATTATGAAAGAATTAGCGCCTTGTCCAATATGCAATAACGAAGATACGATTGTTCCAATTAATATTGAAGTACAGTCTAGTGTTAGAGATATACCATCTATAGAGGATTAGCGAAGAAATAGAGGAAAGTGGGGGGAAAGATGAGGCAATTATTTTTAGGTTTTCTTTGCATCGTTGCAATACTTAGTGGACAGTCGGTGATTCATGCTTTACCTTCAGAGCAAATTAATAGCGACGACATCCAGACATTTTTACAGCAAGCTAATGAATCTCAAATAAGACTACATGACGAGTATCGTTCGAAGAAGGAAATCGAGAGTCTTCTCGCTCCATATTTCACCAACGATTATACAAAACAATTTATGGAATATCATACGTTCGAATTTGAAGAAGGATGGATTGCATTAGGAACGGATATGATGGCATTATATGTCCCAAACTTCAACTTTGAAGAAAACACGATGGTGAAGCAAACCGAAGATCAAATCCTCATCTATCATTTTGTTCCCGCACGTTCTGATGGCCCAACAACATGGCTCGATCATTATGAAGGGCTTATTATTAAGAAACTTGAGGATGGTTTACGCATTGCTGAATATGTCATTTCAGAAGATGAACCGCAAATATAAAAGAGATGGTACATGTGAACCATCTCTTTTATTTGTTTAAAGATAAGAAAGAAATTTAAGTTAGGTAGTTTAAAAAATCCAATACGTAAAAGCTACTTTTTAGACTGTTGCTTTTTTCTTCTTCACATAATCAGCGAGCCCCATCGCACAAACATTGATATCCAGTTCTAGTATTTTATAGACAGGGTGATCGTTAGCAATTCCCTTTTCGTGTAAAAATGACATTGTTTTATGAGTAAGGTGCTCACGTGTTTTTATATAGATCGTTTCAAAATCGTCAGTTTGAGTGACAGCCATTTCACCTGCTTCAACAAAAAGAGGTAACCATTCACGAATTTGACGGTAAACTTCATGTGGCTCTTCACTTACACCGTAATGACCAAAATAAATGCGATCGACTCCTAATTCTTCGATGCGCTTTGTACTAGCTAACATTGCCTCTGGGTCAAATTGATTAGGTGATGTTGAAGGTAAATAAAGGTTCAAATTGTTTTCTCTTAATTGAGGATAATGTACACCAATTGTGTCTCCAGTGAAGATGCCGTTACTTTTTGAATCATGAATGCTAAAGTGATGGTTTGCATGTCCAGGAGTATTATAGAATGTAAGTGTACGGTCTCCAATTGATAATGTTTCACCATCATCCTTTGCAATTAGTTGTTCTTCTGGGATTGGTACAATAGGATCAAATAACTGATCGAACTTATCACCATAGACAGCACGAGCACCAGCAATTAATTTAGTTGGATTAGATAGATGACGATAACCACGAGGATGTACGATAACCTTAGCATTTGGACACTTTTCTAATAACAAACCAGCTCCACCTGCGTGATCAAGGTGGATGTGTGTCACAATAATCCAACGTAAATCTTCAAGCTTTAACCCTAAATCTTCAAAACCTTGAATGATATATGGAACAGATGGACTTGCACAAGTTTCAACAATGGTTAGCTCTTCATCATGGATAACATATGTACCTGTACGCCCCTCAATTTTTAAGTCAAAGTCTTCAATTAAAGAAATCCCATATCCTAAATCAACTGGTGCAATCGCTTTCATTTTATTGCCTCCCTTTTCAAAAATAACCAAATTATAATTTAATTGTAGAGGATAGGAGAGATCGTGTAAAGAAATGATAGAATATTTCGCTAACAATCAATGTTTCTATAGTAGTATTTCATCAATTGTAAGCTCAAGGTTTATACTCAAATCGATATATTCATCGTTTATTAGTTGTATTAAAGGGTGTTCATGTTCAAATAGTGTGACGTTGCTGTTAATCGTTTAGCGTTGCACGTTATATAATAAAAAAGAAAAGAAGAATCTAATATGCTCATTAGATTCTTCTTTTTTTGTATATCATATGTTATCAATTGAAGATGTAGCTTTGAGAGGTAATGATCAGTTTACAATGTTAGCTCAGGGAAATCACGAGTGTATGATTTATAGAGCATATATTTTTGTAACCCTTTTGCGTTTTCATAAGCTGCCTTTGCATGTTTTATCGCTTGTTTACGGTTTTGTTTTTTTAGTGCAATTTCAGAGTAGAGAGCATCCTTCATCCAATCTTGTGTAAGCTCGTTAATCATGGGCTCTGCAACACGATAACGTCTTTCATCAATTTGAATACTCGCTTCATAATACTTTTTTAGTAACGGGTTCTCAATGAGCTCGATCTTTTCCTTAGCACTTCGTCGATCCTTTTTGTAAAGGTGATAGATAACCTCAATAATGGCACGTTTCGGTGCAAGCTTTTGCTTCTTTAATACTTTTTCAAGTGAAGCTTCGATTTCATCATCTAATTCATTTGCAATTGCATAGTAAAATTGATAAATTGGCTGCTTTTTGTTACGTATTAGAAACTTTTCAATCTTTGTAACATTTTTTTGTTGGAAAATTGTGTGATAATAAGGAAGGAATATCCCAAATGATATGATTAAAAAGGAAACAAGCAGAGTTAACGTCAAACCATATTCAAGATAACTCATAATTAAACTAATAATAAATACTAGACCTAAAGAAATTGCGTACCTAATCATCCTACATGAACTCCTTTATAAAGATATAACGACATTAAGTGTACCATAAATTGCATATGGAGAGGGATGAAAATTCTAAAGAGAGATTAACATTTGATTGAAGTAGGTGGGGGAATATTGAAAGGTAAGATAGCTGTAATGATAGTAATTGTTTTCATTGTTGTCGTTGTGATGAGCATGGAGAAAACGTATTTTCACTATATAGCAGATGGTTCATCACTTCATTGGCAAGCTGAGCTTCATCTACTAGTAGATAAGAAGAAACAAAAACACGAAACATTTGTAGATTTTACTTATGTTGAAGATGAGGAAGTAGATAGAATTAAGTATGAATGGATTGATCCTATTGCAGGTTATGTTTCGACAACAGGAAAGAGATTATCTAATTCTCGAAAAGAAATTAATCTTATTTCAGAGCGTAATGCGGATTATTATCCAGATGAATATATTAGAAAGTCAATCGAGAAACGACCATTGAAAATTGAGTCGTTATACAATGGGAAATGGCATTCAGAGGATATTTACTTTGAATTACAATGAAATCACAGGCCATATCATTCGCAAAACAACTACGAGTAATATGGCCTAATTAGTATGTATAAGCTTTTATAATTTAATAAAGAGTTCAGTGATTTACACAATAAACTTCGTGAACCACGCAACATAAATCGCACCTGGAATAAATAGAACTTGTGCAAGTAACGTTCCTAACAATCGAGATGTGATCATCATGATTGATACATTTTTAAGTACCATATAATTACCACGTTGATTGACGACATCATCAGCAAGAACGGAGATTTTTGGATCAACAAAGATAACGAGAAGTATTGTAGCTATTCCATTGATGAGTCCAGATGCCATAATTGCTGTTGTTGCTCGTTCAGGTGCTAATAGTGCAGCATATAGTGCTGATAATACACCTATAGTATAAATGGCTGTAATAAGCATATTCACTACAAACAATCGTTTTGGAATCCCTGTAAGAGTAAAGTCTTTTAAGTGAGATAACTTCGGTAAGTTAATATGTTTGACCCCACGTTTAACAAACTCATAGGATAGCCCTTTTCTCATGATGACTGGAATCGATCCTCTTGCTTCTGATAGATGAATAATTGCTCTTGAAAATAATGCGATAAAAGTGGGTAATAATATAATGCCCAATATCGTTCCAAATGTGGAAGAGCCGATAAGAAACCGATATTGATTTTCAACGAAGTGTAACGTATTTTCTGATGGAGCAGTATCAATTAAACTACCTGTAAAAGGCTGTTGCATCATATTTGCTAGTCGAGAAACGATAACCATTACGTTAAATAAAGATAGTGCTGAAGCAATCATTTTAACTCTAGCACCTGACAGCCTTACAGCATATGCTAAAGTTTCGATGCAATGAATAATACAAATAAATAAAGCGATAATAATTAATTTATCGGTTAAAAACTCCATGTTCAGACCTACTTTTTTTGTGTTTATATCAATTCTACCATACAAGATAAAACTAGGTTTTTTATGAAGAATACTTATGAAGTAAGTAGTTTTCAATCTATACGATTAAGTTATGTACATTACATAGGCAGATTTATCATTTTAACTGCAAAAAAACATATAACTAGTAAATATAAAAATTAACCCTCAGTAGCGTAGAAGTACTCGTTACTGAGGGCTGTTTATTTAAATTATTCATTTGTAGGTGGTATATCTGTGCAAAACAGGTCGCGTCCATCTGCTTCAAAGTATAACCCATCTGCAGTACAATCTTGCTTAAATTCTTCTTTAAATTTCTCAAATGAGACTTTATTATAAACTGCAAATGAAGCTATAAGTATAATAGATAAGACTCCGATTAACATTACTTTTTTCTTTTTCATAATTTGTTCACTATCCTTTCAATTTATAAGTTCGTTTACACTATATTTAACGAGAATGAATAAAAAAAGATTTAAAAAGGTTAAAAATTTTTTATCACTTGTTACCTGACAGTAAGACTCCTATATCAAAACTTAGGAAAATCAACGATGTTTAAGTGGGAGAGGACCATGGTCATATCCTTGCGGTTTAAGCATCAGTCATTACCTGATTGGTTCAAATAACCATCATTCAAGGATGAAGGAGAACCTCCAATGATGGAAGTTTCATTTTATTTGATAGTATTAAATGAAGAGATACGATTTCAACAAAATCGAGAGCAATTAATAGAGGGGAGTATATGTAAAACAAAAAAAGATAGATAAAGCATTATATCTGCTTTATCTATCTTCTTCAAAAAATGTTTGAATTATAGTCGTTACGTTTATCACGTTTCAACTGACGCTAAGACTCCCGCTTCAAAAATTAGGGAAATCAACAAAGTTTAAGTGGGAGAGGGCTTTAGTGCTACCCTTGAGGTATAAGCGTCAGTAATTACCTTATTGGTTCAACTAACCATCAGTGGTGGGTGAATGAACACCTCCACTGATGGAAGTTTCTCTTTATTTCTCTGCAATGGTTATTTCATTTTCAGTAACATCTGCCACTAATGTATGAACGTGACCTTCTGTATCTAACAACACATCAGCAATTTTATCTTCAAGTTGCTCTTGGATAACACGGCGTAGTGGACGTGCACCAAATGCAGGGTGATAACCTCGCTTAGCAATGTCTTTCTTCACTTCATCTGTAAACGTAATCTCAATTTCTTGTTCTGTCAGTTGTTCATTCAAGTCAGTAAGAAGTAGATCAACAATTTTGATAAGATGTTCTTGCTCTAATGCATTGAATTCAATGATGTTATCAAATCGATTTAAAAATTCAGGTTTGAAGAAAGCACCAAGTGATTCAAGAATCGTACTTTCTTGTTCATAATTCTCACTTGTAAAACCGAGCGATTTTTTCTTCTCTTGTACACCTGCATTACTTGTCATGATGATGACACTATCCTTGAAGCTTACCGTTCTGCCTTGACTATCTGTTAAACGTCCATCCTCAAGAATTTGTAGGAACATGTGCTGTACATCTGGATGTGCCTTCTCAATCTCATCAAGTAAAATAATGCTATAAGGTTTGTGACGGATTTGTTCGGTTAATTGTCCTGCTTCATCATGACCAACATATCCAGGAGGAGATCCGATTAATTTCGATACGCTATGTTTCTCCATATATTCACTCATATCAAGACGAATCATTGCTTCTTTATCACCGAATAACTCTTCAGCTAACGACTTTGAAAGCTCTGTTTTACCAACACCTGTAGGTCCGACAAATAGGAATGAACCAATTGGGCGAGTTTTTTGTTTTAAGCCAGCACGACTGCGGCGTACTGCTTTTGTTACTTTACGTACAGCTTCCTCTTGTCCAATGACCTTTGCATTTAATTTCTTATCTAAGTCTTTCATTTTTGCTTGTTCGTCATGTTGTAATTTGCGAACAGGGATACCAGTTTTCGTTTCGATAATATATTGAATGTCTTCAACTGTAATTGTTGATTTATTTGAATTTGAATCTGCAGTTAATTTCTTTTCAAGTTCGATTTCTTCTTTTCTAAGTTTTGCTGCACGTTCATAGTTTTCTTCTTTTGCACATTTTTCTTTTTCCTTCGCTAAATCATCTAACCTTGATTGAATCGATTCATCAATAGACCCACCTGTTTGAAGGTTCATCTTCGAACCTGCTTCATCCATTAAGTCGATTGCTTTATCAGGTAAGAAGCGGTCTTGGATGTAGCGGTGTGAAAGTTTTGCACTCGCTTCAATTGCTTCTTCACTGAAAGAGACTTCGTGGAATTGTTCATATTTATCTTGTAGCCCTTTTAAGATCGTAATCGTTTCTTCAACAGTCGGTTCATTAACCATGACAGGTTGGAGGCGGCGTTCTAATGCTGCGTCCTTTTCGATGTCACGGTATTCTTTTAACGTTGTTGCACCAAGTACTTGTAATTCACCACGAGCAAGTGCCGGTTTTAAGATGTTTCCAGCATCCATCGAACCTTGTGCTGAACCTGCACCAACGAGTTGATGAATTTCATCAATAAAGAGAATGACATTCTTTCGTTGTTGTAATTCACTAATTAATTGCTTCATTCGTTCTTCAAACTGACCACGAATGCCAGTATCAGAGACGAGAGAGGCGACATCTAGTAAGTATACTTCTTTATTTTGAATTTTGCTTGGGACGTTTCCTTCAATGATTTTTAACGCTAAACCTTCTGCGATTGCAGTTTTACCAACACCTGGTTCACCGATAAGCACTGGATTGTTTTTATTGCGTCGATTTAAAATTTCAGTTACACGAGCAATTTCTTTATCTCGTCCAATTACTGGATCAATTAGCCCTGCTTTTGCAGCATCTGTTAAGTTGCGACCAAAACTATCAAGTATTCCTCCGCCATTTCTACCATGTTGTTGCTGCGTGTTCATACTTTGTTTCATGTTGTGTGAATTAGGTTCATTACCTGTAAAGAAGGGATTAAAACTACTGAACCCATTGTTGAAAGGTGGTTGCCCATTAGATGAATACAGTTCCTGTTTTATTTCGTTATAACAAGTATGGCACAGCTGCATATGTGCCTTTTGACCTTGAATGTTAAAGCGAATTTCTAAGTTTGCTTCTCGTTGATTACAATGATTACATTTCATCTGTATAACCTCCTTAGTAAGATAAGAACATTTGATTTGACTTTGACTATCTTTGACTTTGTGTTTTCATTATACTTTGACCTTTGTTGACTTTCAAGTATTTTGCTTAGGGGAATTCCATAATTAAAATTTAGAAAAGTATCAAATGTGAGGATAAAGCAGATAGTACTAAGAAAAGGAGGAATGATGATGATTCCAGAAGTCATCTGTCCAAAGTGCAAAGAGGTAAGTCCATTGCAAGATGTGTTAACTGCTCAATCGAACCAAAATGTGATTTATACGTGCAAACAATGCAATTATACTGTTAGAAATATTGAGACAAGTAAAGGGTAGTTACTTACGTTTGTTCATATTGACTGAATAAAGTTGCTAAATAGGCATCATCTCAAACTTCAGATGATGCCTATTTGTTGTGAGGAACTATTGCATTGATAGGTTAGTTGTACTTGTTGAGAACATCAAAATAATGAAACTCATATAGTGTAACAATGTCATGTTCAAAGAAGGTGAGCACCGCTAATGAAATCTTTTAATAATGAAGGTTTATTTGCATTTGTTCTATTTATTTGTGTGACAATTATCTGTATCGTTATTGTCAGCTTAATTGGTTTTCTCTTTTTAGATGAGAGTACGACGAAAGAACGTAGTAATGTTCATATTGTCGATGCAGATTTTGACCAAACACATTACCAATATAAGATTAAAAGGTGAGGTAACAAGCTCAATTAAATCGTCATATGTTTTACATTCACATAGGTTGCCATACCACCAACTTCTATCATATCAATTTCATTTTGTTTATTTATTTTTAATGTTGAGACGATTTCAGATGGTGTTCCCATAGCAAAACCTTGTTCGAAAACAAATGGTTTTGTAGTAATCGGTAGTTTATTATGTTTGT
This window harbors:
- a CDS encoding DUF3993 domain-containing protein: MRQLFLGFLCIVAILSGQSVIHALPSEQINSDDIQTFLQQANESQIRLHDEYRSKKEIESLLAPYFTNDYTKQFMEYHTFEFEEGWIALGTDMMALYVPNFNFEENTMVKQTEDQILIYHFVPARSDGPTTWLDHYEGLIIKKLEDGLRIAEYVISEDEPQI
- a CDS encoding MBL fold metallo-hydrolase — translated: MKAIAPVDLGYGISLIEDFDLKIEGRTGTYVIHDEELTIVETCASPSVPYIIQGFEDLGLKLEDLRWIIVTHIHLDHAGGAGLLLEKCPNAKVIVHPRGYRHLSNPTKLIAGARAVYGDKFDQLFDPIVPIPEEQLIAKDDGETLSIGDRTLTFYNTPGHANHHFSIHDSKSNGIFTGDTIGVHYPQLRENNLNLYLPSTSPNQFDPEAMLASTKRIEELGVDRIYFGHYGVSEEPHEVYRQIREWLPLFVEAGEMAVTQTDDFETIYIKTREHLTHKTMSFLHEKGIANDHPVYKILELDINVCAMGLADYVKKKKATV
- a CDS encoding lipid II flippase Amj family protein → MEFLTDKLIIIALFICIIHCIETLAYAVRLSGARVKMIASALSLFNVMVIVSRLANMMQQPFTGSLIDTAPSENTLHFVENQYRFLIGSSTFGTILGIILLPTFIALFSRAIIHLSEARGSIPVIMRKGLSYEFVKRGVKHINLPKLSHLKDFTLTGIPKRLFVVNMLITAIYTIGVLSALYAALLAPERATTAIMASGLINGIATILLVIFVDPKISVLADDVVNQRGNYMVLKNVSIMMITSRLLGTLLAQVLFIPGAIYVAWFTKFIV
- a CDS encoding ATP-dependent Clp protease ATP-binding subunit, producing the protein MKCNHCNQREANLEIRFNIQGQKAHMQLCHTCYNEIKQELYSSNGQPPFNNGFSSFNPFFTGNEPNSHNMKQSMNTQQQHGRNGGGILDSFGRNLTDAAKAGLIDPVIGRDKEIARVTEILNRRNKNNPVLIGEPGVGKTAIAEGLALKIIEGNVPSKIQNKEVYLLDVASLVSDTGIRGQFEERMKQLISELQQRKNVILFIDEIHQLVGAGSAQGSMDAGNILKPALARGELQVLGATTLKEYRDIEKDAALERRLQPVMVNEPTVEETITILKGLQDKYEQFHEVSFSEEAIEASAKLSHRYIQDRFLPDKAIDLMDEAGSKMNLQTGGSIDESIQSRLDDLAKEKEKCAKEENYERAAKLRKEEIELEKKLTADSNSNKSTITVEDIQYIIETKTGIPVRKLQHDEQAKMKDLDKKLNAKVIGQEEAVRKVTKAVRRSRAGLKQKTRPIGSFLFVGPTGVGKTELSKSLAEELFGDKEAMIRLDMSEYMEKHSVSKLIGSPPGYVGHDEAGQLTEQIRHKPYSIILLDEIEKAHPDVQHMFLQILEDGRLTDSQGRTVSFKDSVIIMTSNAGVQEKKKSLGFTSENYEQESTILESLGAFFKPEFLNRFDNIIEFNALEQEHLIKIVDLLLTDLNEQLTEQEIEITFTDEVKKDIAKRGYHPAFGARPLRRVIQEQLEDKIADVLLDTEGHVHTLVADVTENEITIAEK